From Alcaligenes faecalis, the proteins below share one genomic window:
- the aqpZ gene encoding aquaporin Z — MSLLKRCTAETLGTFWLVFGGCGSAIFAAAYPELGIGFAGVALAFGLTLLTMCYAIGNISGCHINPAVTLGLVAGGRFPARDAIPYIIAQVIGGLLAGGVLYLIASGKTGFDPVAGFASNGFGEHSPDNYSRNAALIAEIVLTAFFLFIIMGATHKRGHAGLAGVAIGLSLTLIHLISIPITNTSVNPARSTGVAFFQGTWAMEQLWLFWVAPLVGGVIGALVYRFLHANDE, encoded by the coding sequence ATGTCTTTATTAAAACGATGCACCGCAGAAACGCTGGGTACTTTCTGGCTGGTCTTTGGGGGCTGCGGAAGTGCGATCTTTGCCGCTGCCTATCCTGAACTGGGGATTGGTTTTGCCGGGGTAGCCCTGGCCTTTGGTCTGACCTTGCTGACCATGTGCTATGCCATCGGCAATATCTCCGGTTGCCACATCAACCCGGCTGTCACGCTGGGCCTGGTTGCTGGTGGACGTTTCCCCGCTCGCGACGCCATTCCCTACATCATTGCCCAGGTTATTGGCGGCCTGCTGGCCGGCGGCGTTCTGTACCTGATCGCCAGCGGCAAAACCGGCTTTGATCCCGTAGCAGGCTTTGCCTCCAACGGCTTTGGCGAGCATTCGCCCGACAACTACAGCCGTAACGCTGCCCTGATCGCAGAAATTGTGCTGACCGCCTTCTTCCTGTTCATCATCATGGGCGCGACCCACAAGCGTGGTCACGCTGGCCTGGCAGGCGTGGCGATTGGTCTGTCCCTGACCTTGATTCACCTGATCAGCATCCCCATCACCAACACCTCCGTGAACCCTGCGCGTTCTACCGGCGTGGCCTTCTTCCAGGGCACCTGGGCCATGGAACAGCTGTGGCTGTTCTGGGTCGCTCCCTTGGTTGGTGGTGTGATCGGCGCTCTGGTGTATCGCTTTTTGCACGCCAACGACGAGTAA
- a CDS encoding amino acid permease, with product MSQQHSSGLQRSLKNRHLQLIAIGGAIGTGLFMGSGRTISLAGPSVLFTYMIIGFFLFFVMRAMGELLLHNLEYKSFVDFSADILGPTMGYFLGWSYWFCWVVIGIADIVAITGYTQFWWPDIPLWLPGLACIAFLLIFNLLSAKLFGELEFWFALVKIIAIVALIGVGAYLLFTGFVGPTGEKASLTHLWDRGGMFPNGLHGFFAAFQIAIFAFVGIELVGTASAETADPAKNLPKAINKIPVRVIVFYVLALTAIMTVTPWDIVAPNKSPFVNMFLLIGVGAAAAIINFVVLTSALSSANSGMFSTGRMLYGLSKNKLAPEAFSQLSRNGTPRNGLIYSCALLLSSLFLLYAEGDVMRVFTIVTTVASICFIFVWAVILITYLKYRRIRPEAHAASSYKMPFAIPMCYLTLAFFAFALYLFSQEEETLIGLIATPFWFLALFICLPFYKKRMKQDLALGLAAQSVR from the coding sequence GTGTCTCAGCAACATTCATCTGGACTGCAGCGCTCGTTGAAAAACCGGCACCTGCAACTGATAGCAATTGGAGGCGCTATCGGTACAGGGCTATTTATGGGATCAGGCCGCACCATTAGCCTGGCCGGACCCTCGGTCTTGTTTACCTACATGATCATCGGGTTCTTTTTATTCTTTGTTATGCGGGCGATGGGAGAACTGCTCCTGCATAACCTGGAATACAAATCTTTTGTGGATTTCTCCGCCGATATTCTCGGGCCCACCATGGGCTACTTTCTGGGCTGGAGTTATTGGTTCTGCTGGGTGGTGATTGGTATTGCAGATATTGTCGCCATTACCGGCTATACCCAATTCTGGTGGCCGGACATTCCGCTCTGGTTACCCGGCCTGGCCTGCATTGCCTTCTTGCTGATCTTTAACCTGCTGTCGGCCAAATTGTTTGGCGAGCTGGAGTTCTGGTTTGCCCTGGTCAAGATCATCGCCATTGTGGCCCTGATTGGTGTGGGTGCTTACCTGCTGTTCACCGGCTTTGTCGGCCCAACCGGCGAAAAAGCCAGCCTGACCCACTTGTGGGATCGCGGTGGCATGTTCCCCAATGGCCTGCATGGTTTCTTTGCCGCCTTCCAGATCGCCATCTTTGCTTTCGTGGGGATTGAGCTGGTGGGTACGGCTTCTGCTGAAACAGCAGACCCAGCCAAGAACCTGCCCAAAGCCATCAACAAGATTCCCGTTCGCGTGATTGTATTTTACGTGCTGGCCCTGACCGCCATCATGACCGTCACCCCCTGGGATATTGTTGCGCCCAACAAGAGCCCGTTTGTGAATATGTTCTTGCTGATTGGCGTGGGTGCCGCTGCAGCCATCATCAACTTTGTGGTGCTGACCTCGGCCCTGTCGTCCGCCAATAGCGGCATGTTCTCGACTGGCCGCATGTTGTACGGTCTGTCCAAGAACAAGCTGGCTCCGGAGGCATTCAGCCAGTTGTCGCGTAACGGCACTCCCCGTAACGGTCTGATCTATTCTTGCGCCCTTTTGCTGTCCAGCCTGTTCCTGCTTTACGCAGAAGGCGACGTAATGCGTGTGTTCACCATTGTGACCACCGTGGCCAGCATCTGCTTTATCTTTGTCTGGGCCGTGATTCTGATCACCTACCTGAAGTACCGTCGCATTCGCCCTGAGGCCCATGCCGCATCGAGCTACAAAATGCCCTTTGCGATTCCCATGTGCTACCTGACCCTGGCGTTCTTTGCCTTTGCGCTGTACTTGTTCAGCCAGGAGGAAGAAACCCTGATCGGTCTGATCGCCACGCCATTCTGGTTCCTGGCCTTGTTCATTTGCCTGCCTTTCTACAAGAAACGCATGAAGCAGGATCTGGCCCTGGGCCTGGCGGCGCAAAGCGTACGCTAA
- a CDS encoding DUF3325 domain-containing protein has product MSNTSLWLNLAVFIISLAGFICLALASDRQGEFLLHRTPSEKERLIFRLLGWPLLAVALALCWQGWGWSMGTVAWLGWLTMAGAGLTFYLPWWPWQEKKPVRARPALVAKAAPKAVGADNTASTSSDAIAGKNGVAAANSSAASTTAGATRTEPTKAGVAPTASRFSTRSLVFASTLLAIPAAFMIYLAQQGPEPVFRNNALQGQIGPWSFALAETDDKAPISGPSGAHRKAFQIRFCETCDPHIRRAYLQVSKPEPMPAPRQAFNNTRWTRAVDVAIPPNIQLEHQLWLTVEAKSGEIYHQAFDFHQVSPVTAAFIQQQP; this is encoded by the coding sequence ATGAGCAATACCAGTCTGTGGCTGAATCTGGCCGTTTTTATCATCAGTCTGGCAGGCTTTATCTGCCTGGCCTTGGCCAGCGATCGCCAGGGAGAATTTCTGCTGCATCGCACGCCCAGCGAGAAGGAAAGACTGATATTTCGTCTACTCGGCTGGCCCTTGCTGGCCGTGGCTTTAGCCCTGTGCTGGCAAGGCTGGGGCTGGAGCATGGGTACGGTTGCCTGGCTGGGTTGGCTGACCATGGCCGGTGCCGGACTGACCTTTTACTTGCCCTGGTGGCCTTGGCAGGAAAAGAAACCTGTGCGGGCCAGACCTGCGCTAGTTGCGAAGGCAGCACCTAAAGCGGTTGGAGCGGACAATACTGCATCGACATCAAGTGACGCTATAGCTGGGAAAAATGGAGTGGCGGCGGCAAATTCAAGCGCTGCTTCAACTACCGCTGGCGCTACACGTACAGAGCCTACTAAAGCTGGAGTGGCACCCACAGCATCACGATTTTCCACACGCAGCCTGGTTTTTGCCAGCACCCTTCTGGCCATCCCGGCCGCCTTCATGATTTATCTGGCGCAGCAAGGCCCGGAGCCTGTATTTCGCAACAATGCCCTGCAAGGCCAGATTGGTCCGTGGTCGTTTGCCCTGGCTGAAACGGATGACAAAGCTCCCATTAGTGGGCCCAGCGGCGCGCATCGCAAAGCCTTCCAGATTCGCTTTTGCGAGACCTGCGATCCACATATACGCCGCGCCTATCTGCAAGTCAGTAAGCCCGAGCCTATGCCTGCGCCCCGCCAGGCTTTCAACAATACGCGCTGGACGCGTGCAGTAGACGTTGCGATCCCACCCAATATCCAGCTGGAGCATCAACTGTGGCTAACCGTGGAGGCCAAGAGCGGGGAAATCTACCATCAGGCTTTTGATTTCCACCAAGTGTCCCCCGTGACAGCGGCGTTTATCCAGCAACAGCCGTGA
- a CDS encoding TonB-dependent siderophore receptor — translation MTLRSSRLCAPAGRAVRFPLAAPALKLALALALSATLVPAVSFAQQADVTVSIPSSSLGDALLQLGQQTSFQFIYTSDLVRGIKAQSVSGRMAPEAALDKLLQGTGIAYTRTGNTIHLRKKVDVEELAAIKVRAASPVTEGSGSYTAAGPSRTATGFDLSLRETPQSITVMTRERLDDFNLYKLSDVLEQTPGVSVDQQGDAFNFAIRGSAVNMQTDGMRQKASGWLINTQTQYSMDDMAEIDRIEVLKGSSGLMTGDGAYGGTVNMIRKRPTDQFQASVGAAAGSWDNYRVDADISSPLNKSGSVRGRLVAAAADGKSFQDYVKNSSKTFYGIVEADLTDRTLLTVSFTHKNRTQDGTAGTAMIQAYAADGQFLGLKPRGFNVAAPWSGYEQKTNTLFLDLTHRFENDWSATLKGSLDKTVNPGGQSGIWFTGVPAVVDMTWDRDYETRNRNLALEVQGPFNLFGRQHELRFGADTYRTTTESYAGGDRFTNVGLDYNGGGGVLPMPDFTTMPIDNHSYFSSQRNSLYAAGLFSLADPVKLIGGVRYTDFKQFDETPYSYSNNDFKQHGVLTPYAGLVVDLTEQISVYGSYASIFKAQSAKDIDGNTLDPERGLTYELGAKGEFFDGALNASVARFWMKTDNTAESTGEVRPTGETIYRAVNGATRRGYELELSGEVAPGWQLQGSYVQNSSSLQATDIVPKHQFKLASSYRFRENLPGLSVGVAARWQSKASARLMDQPSYWVFDMMARYQVNKHLSLGANVNNVFDKKYMSGLRDFGRIQYSWGPPRNFTVNMRYQF, via the coding sequence GTGACTCTCCGTTCCTCTCGTTTGTGCGCCCCGGCTGGGCGTGCGGTTCGTTTCCCTTTGGCTGCGCCTGCCTTGAAATTGGCGCTTGCCCTGGCTTTATCGGCTACGCTTGTCCCCGCTGTTTCCTTTGCCCAGCAAGCGGATGTGACGGTCTCCATTCCGTCCTCGTCCTTGGGTGATGCCTTGCTGCAATTAGGCCAGCAAACCTCTTTCCAGTTTATTTACACCTCCGACCTGGTGCGCGGTATCAAGGCTCAGTCCGTGTCTGGTCGCATGGCGCCGGAAGCGGCTTTGGACAAGTTGCTGCAGGGCACGGGTATTGCTTACACCCGCACTGGCAACACGATCCATCTGCGCAAGAAGGTGGATGTGGAGGAGCTGGCAGCCATCAAGGTGCGCGCTGCCAGTCCTGTCACGGAAGGCTCGGGTTCTTATACGGCGGCCGGGCCTAGTCGCACGGCGACGGGTTTTGATTTGTCGTTGCGCGAGACGCCGCAGTCCATCACTGTCATGACGCGCGAGCGTCTGGATGACTTCAACTTGTACAAATTGTCTGATGTGCTGGAGCAAACTCCCGGTGTGTCGGTAGACCAGCAGGGCGATGCTTTCAACTTCGCGATTCGGGGTTCGGCTGTGAATATGCAGACCGACGGGATGCGTCAGAAGGCCAGTGGCTGGCTGATCAATACGCAGACCCAGTACTCCATGGACGATATGGCCGAGATTGATCGTATCGAGGTCCTGAAAGGTTCGTCCGGTTTGATGACTGGAGATGGTGCTTACGGGGGCACAGTGAACATGATACGTAAGCGTCCCACGGATCAGTTTCAGGCCAGTGTTGGTGCAGCCGCCGGCAGTTGGGATAACTATCGGGTGGATGCTGACATCAGCTCGCCCTTGAACAAAAGTGGTTCGGTGCGTGGGCGTCTGGTAGCCGCTGCGGCGGATGGCAAGAGCTTTCAGGATTATGTGAAAAATAGCAGCAAGACCTTTTATGGGATTGTGGAAGCGGACCTGACCGATCGCACCTTGTTGACGGTCAGTTTTACCCACAAGAACCGTACACAGGATGGAACTGCGGGCACGGCCATGATTCAGGCTTATGCCGCTGATGGGCAGTTTTTGGGTCTGAAGCCTCGGGGTTTCAATGTCGCGGCGCCCTGGTCCGGTTACGAGCAAAAGACCAATACGCTGTTTCTGGATTTGACTCATCGCTTCGAGAACGATTGGTCGGCCACTCTGAAAGGCAGCCTGGACAAGACGGTGAATCCGGGCGGTCAATCGGGGATCTGGTTTACCGGGGTTCCTGCTGTAGTGGACATGACCTGGGATCGTGATTATGAAACCCGCAACCGTAATCTGGCTTTGGAAGTGCAAGGGCCATTTAATCTGTTCGGGCGTCAGCACGAGCTGCGTTTTGGGGCCGATACCTACCGGACGACCACCGAGTCCTATGCCGGTGGTGACCGTTTTACCAACGTAGGCCTGGACTACAACGGCGGTGGCGGTGTGTTGCCAATGCCGGATTTCACCACCATGCCGATTGATAATCACAGTTACTTCAGCTCGCAACGCAATTCGCTGTATGCGGCGGGTTTGTTCAGCCTGGCAGACCCGGTGAAGTTGATTGGTGGTGTTCGATATACCGACTTCAAGCAGTTTGATGAAACCCCGTACTCCTACAGCAATAACGATTTCAAGCAGCACGGCGTGTTGACACCGTATGCGGGTCTGGTTGTGGATCTGACTGAGCAGATTTCTGTTTACGGTAGTTACGCCAGCATATTCAAGGCACAAAGCGCCAAGGATATTGATGGCAATACGCTGGACCCGGAACGTGGTTTGACCTACGAGCTGGGTGCCAAGGGCGAGTTCTTTGATGGTGCCTTGAATGCCAGCGTGGCCCGCTTCTGGATGAAGACGGACAACACGGCAGAGTCCACCGGCGAAGTGCGTCCCACCGGGGAAACGATTTACCGTGCAGTCAATGGCGCCACACGCCGGGGTTACGAGCTGGAGCTGTCGGGTGAAGTGGCTCCGGGCTGGCAGTTGCAGGGCAGCTATGTACAGAACAGCAGCAGCTTGCAGGCTACGGATATTGTGCCCAAGCATCAGTTCAAACTGGCCAGCAGCTATCGCTTCCGAGAAAACTTGCCGGGTCTGTCTGTCGGTGTGGCTGCACGCTGGCAAAGTAAGGCTTCGGCCCGTTTGATGGATCAGCCTTCTTACTGGGTGTTCGACATGATGGCCCGCTATCAGGTCAACAAGCACCTGAGTCTGGGGGCGAATGTGAATAATGTGTTTGACAAGAAATACATGTCCGGCTTGCGGGACTTTGGGCGTATTCAGTATTCCTGGGGGCCGCCAAGAAACTTCACGGTGAATATGCGTTACCAGTTCTAA
- a CDS encoding DoxX family protein, translated as MNHVIQELLRSRVYFVLATLLLTYIFWWSGVNKIWDFSAAKREMAHFGLEPQALFAVLTITVQLLGSWLIISASRLAWLGALMLSVFALSTIPLAHRFWEMQGLEAFLEQALVQDHLSVIGGLAVAAALAHAYRQTRQ; from the coding sequence ATGAACCACGTCATACAAGAATTACTACGTTCACGAGTGTATTTTGTGCTGGCTACTCTGCTCCTGACCTACATTTTCTGGTGGAGTGGCGTGAACAAGATTTGGGACTTCAGCGCTGCAAAAAGAGAGATGGCCCACTTCGGGCTGGAGCCCCAGGCTTTGTTTGCAGTGCTGACCATTACGGTTCAACTGCTGGGCAGCTGGCTGATTATCAGCGCCAGTCGTCTGGCCTGGCTCGGAGCACTGATGCTCAGTGTCTTTGCCTTGTCCACTATTCCGCTGGCACATCGGTTTTGGGAGATGCAGGGACTGGAAGCCTTTCTGGAACAAGCCTTGGTGCAAGACCATCTCAGTGTGATCGGCGGGCTGGCCGTGGCAGCAGCCTTGGCTCATGCTTACCGGCAGACACGTCAATAA
- a CDS encoding lysozyme inhibitor LprI family protein has protein sequence MKKALNTGLIALGLSLMASASSVQAADCGSMTNQNAMNQCFSNEYKNSDAELNKLYKEISNRLKDDADTLKALRNAQRAWISFRDAECDFAAINTQGGSIHAMLITTCRNELTQARIKNFNTYLSCEEGDMSCPVPPAM, from the coding sequence ATGAAAAAAGCATTGAACACCGGCCTGATCGCTTTAGGACTCAGCTTGATGGCAAGCGCCTCTTCCGTTCAGGCAGCCGACTGCGGCAGCATGACCAATCAAAACGCCATGAATCAGTGCTTTAGCAACGAGTACAAGAACTCGGACGCCGAACTGAACAAGCTCTACAAGGAAATCAGCAATCGTCTTAAAGATGATGCTGACACCCTCAAAGCCTTGCGCAACGCCCAACGTGCCTGGATCAGCTTCAGGGATGCGGAATGCGACTTTGCTGCGATCAACACCCAAGGCGGCAGTATTCACGCCATGCTGATCACCACTTGCCGCAATGAATTGACGCAGGCCCGTATCAAGAACTTCAACACCTACCTGTCCTGCGAAGAGGGCGATATGAGCTGCCCGGTTCCACCCGCCATGTAA
- a CDS encoding DUF3649 domain-containing protein, translated as MSGLTSRYRLQVLSRIVAATVGGYALAAAATVLLTVLWPLPRAQAVLAANMLSFVWYSIAVMWVFSTKSATRAWVGMVLPTALIAVLSAVLMPAGVLP; from the coding sequence ATGAGTGGACTGACTTCCCGCTACCGCCTGCAAGTGCTGTCGCGCATTGTGGCCGCCACGGTCGGCGGCTACGCCCTGGCCGCTGCTGCCACAGTATTGCTGACCGTGCTCTGGCCTTTGCCTAGAGCCCAGGCAGTTCTGGCAGCGAATATGTTGAGCTTTGTCTGGTACAGCATCGCCGTGATGTGGGTGTTCAGCACTAAAAGCGCCACCCGCGCCTGGGTGGGCATGGTTCTGCCTACGGCCTTGATCGCTGTGCTCAGCGCTGTGTTGATGCCCGCCGGAGTGCTGCCATGA
- a CDS encoding DMT family transporter has translation MNAKMAAATAAILWGFTYILTTTWLPPNPLFLAAVRALGGAVVLLVLVRSLPPREWWGRLAVLGTLNTGLFFGLFFIAATRLPGGVAAIFQALTPLATIFIAWGILRARPALMRIGAVLLGALGVSLVVLSSQATLDLIGIAAALGSMLSIATGGVLMNKWGAPPIPLLGFTGWQLLIAGVELTIIALLTQDIPSQLIPVHWLGLFLLATVLTAGPFALWFSAIKQLGAVTVAPFMLLVPVTAFILDALIKGIWPTTLQLVGVALVMGGLVLSQQTLAVARSTLEASVHKP, from the coding sequence ATGAACGCCAAAATGGCCGCGGCGACCGCCGCTATTCTCTGGGGCTTTACCTACATTCTGACCACGACCTGGTTGCCACCGAACCCTTTGTTCCTGGCGGCTGTCCGGGCCTTGGGGGGCGCGGTTGTCCTGCTAGTACTGGTACGCAGCTTGCCACCTCGTGAGTGGTGGGGGCGTCTGGCCGTGCTGGGAACCCTGAACACGGGCCTGTTCTTTGGTCTGTTCTTTATCGCTGCCACTCGCCTGCCCGGTGGCGTGGCTGCCATCTTCCAGGCACTGACACCACTGGCCACCATCTTCATTGCCTGGGGCATTTTGCGTGCTCGCCCGGCCTTGATGCGTATTGGTGCCGTTCTATTGGGCGCCCTGGGCGTGTCGCTGGTGGTCTTGTCCAGCCAGGCCACACTGGATCTGATCGGCATTGCCGCCGCCTTGGGCAGCATGTTGTCCATTGCGACCGGTGGAGTCTTGATGAACAAATGGGGTGCACCACCGATCCCCTTGCTGGGCTTTACCGGCTGGCAGCTTCTGATTGCCGGTGTGGAGTTGACCATCATTGCGCTGCTGACTCAAGACATTCCAAGCCAGCTCATTCCTGTGCATTGGCTGGGTCTGTTCTTGCTGGCAACCGTCCTGACTGCTGGTCCCTTCGCCCTTTGGTTTAGCGCCATCAAGCAGTTGGGTGCTGTTACCGTTGCCCCCTTCATGCTGCTGGTGCCTGTCACCGCCTTTATTCTGGACGCGCTGATCAAGGGCATCTGGCCAACCACGCTGCAACTGGTGGGTGTGGCTCTGGTCATGGGTGGTCTGGTCTTGAGCCAGCAGACCCTGGCCGTCGCACGCTCCACACTGGAAGCGTCGGTGCACAAGCCCTGA
- a CDS encoding LysR substrate-binding domain-containing protein, with amino-acid sequence MPDTKHPSTRDLNDLYYFVQVVDHGGFAPAGRALGIPKSKLSRRITFLEESLGVRLIQRSSRHFSVTEIGQMYYQRCVAMLVEADSAQDIIERHRSEPQGSVRISCPLALLDYGVNELLARYMAAYPQVKLEVESTNRRVDVIREGFDVALRVRFPPLEDSGLVMKVLGESTQYLVASPALIERMGGLPKLDQLGSWPALSDEHLQRNPIWQLQTAENTLMEVPYHPRLVCDDRMTLLQSALQGIGVVQMPAMLIAPYMQDGRLVDVAPGWNPRPGVVHAVFPSRRGLVPAVRALLDFLGEEFVTILHTPPS; translated from the coding sequence ATGCCCGACACCAAACACCCATCCACACGCGACTTGAACGACCTTTACTACTTTGTACAGGTCGTGGACCACGGTGGGTTTGCGCCGGCCGGACGGGCCTTGGGCATCCCGAAATCCAAGCTCAGCCGACGCATCACCTTTCTGGAAGAATCCCTGGGTGTGCGTCTGATCCAGCGCTCCAGCCGCCATTTCAGCGTCACGGAAATCGGCCAGATGTACTACCAGCGCTGTGTGGCCATGCTGGTGGAGGCCGACTCGGCCCAGGACATCATCGAGCGCCATCGCAGCGAGCCCCAAGGCTCGGTACGCATCAGTTGCCCCCTGGCTTTGCTGGACTACGGAGTCAATGAATTGCTGGCCCGCTATATGGCGGCGTATCCGCAGGTAAAGCTGGAAGTGGAAAGCACCAACCGCCGCGTGGACGTAATTCGTGAAGGCTTTGATGTGGCCCTGCGCGTCCGCTTCCCGCCTTTGGAAGACAGCGGCCTAGTCATGAAAGTCCTGGGCGAGAGTACACAGTATCTGGTTGCCAGCCCGGCCCTGATCGAACGCATGGGCGGACTGCCCAAGCTGGACCAGCTAGGTAGCTGGCCAGCCTTGAGTGACGAGCATCTGCAACGCAACCCCATCTGGCAGCTGCAAACTGCAGAAAACACACTGATGGAAGTGCCCTATCATCCTCGCCTGGTCTGTGATGACCGTATGACCTTGCTGCAATCAGCCTTGCAGGGAATTGGCGTGGTTCAAATGCCGGCCATGCTGATCGCCCCTTATATGCAGGACGGCAGGCTGGTGGATGTCGCCCCCGGCTGGAATCCCCGCCCCGGCGTGGTGCATGCCGTCTTTCCTTCACGCCGAGGTCTGGTACCTGCGGTACGCGCCCTGCTGGACTTTTTGGGCGAGGAATTCGTCACTATTTTGCACACGCCCCCCTCGTAA
- a CDS encoding rhodanese-like domain-containing protein yields MVESILQLIEQHGLLIVFFNVLVEQAGAPIPAYPVLVVTGALHESGGYSLWSLLGFAVLGAMIADYGWYLAGRRYGGRLLALLCKISLSPDSCIRQTESIYMRWGAPSLMVAKFIPGFASIASVLAGTVGTPRRSFLLYDIIGAAVWAGSAVFLGSLFSSAVDELLNVLISLGVVGGILLALALAVFIARKWWQRHRFMKSLCMERVSVQELHQMLSSDTPPTIVDVRSTLMQAQGRIPGAISLALGEATLNLITDGEIIVYCDCPNEVSAALVSKRLLQSGYSRVRPLEGGLEAWRAAGFDVQRDPDQAEAAL; encoded by the coding sequence ATGGTCGAATCGATTCTGCAACTTATCGAGCAACACGGTCTGTTGATCGTGTTTTTCAATGTCCTGGTGGAGCAGGCAGGCGCGCCTATTCCTGCCTATCCGGTGCTGGTGGTAACGGGTGCCTTGCATGAGTCGGGCGGCTACAGCTTGTGGAGCTTGCTGGGTTTTGCCGTACTGGGCGCGATGATTGCGGACTACGGCTGGTATCTGGCTGGGCGACGCTATGGCGGCAGGCTGCTGGCCTTGCTGTGCAAGATTTCCCTCTCGCCGGATTCCTGTATTCGTCAGACCGAATCCATTTATATGCGCTGGGGCGCACCGTCCTTGATGGTGGCCAAGTTCATACCGGGCTTTGCCTCGATTGCCAGTGTGCTGGCCGGTACGGTGGGTACGCCAAGAAGAAGCTTCCTGCTTTACGACATTATCGGGGCTGCGGTCTGGGCCGGCTCTGCCGTGTTTCTGGGCTCCTTGTTCAGCTCGGCGGTGGATGAGCTGTTGAATGTGCTGATCAGCCTGGGTGTGGTGGGCGGAATTTTGCTGGCACTGGCTTTGGCTGTGTTCATTGCCAGAAAGTGGTGGCAGCGACATCGCTTCATGAAATCCTTGTGCATGGAGCGTGTCAGTGTGCAGGAGCTGCATCAGATGTTGTCCTCGGACACGCCACCCACGATTGTGGATGTGCGTTCGACCCTTATGCAGGCCCAGGGACGTATTCCTGGGGCGATCAGTCTGGCTTTGGGTGAGGCTACGCTGAATTTGATTACCGACGGGGAAATTATTGTGTATTGCGATTGCCCCAACGAGGTGTCCGCGGCCCTGGTGTCCAAGCGTTTGCTGCAAAGTGGCTATAGCCGGGTGCGCCCTTTGGAAGGCGGGTTGGAAGCCTGGCGGGCTGCAGGTTTTGACGTGCAGCGCGATCCCGATCAAGCTGAAGCGGCCTTGTAA